A stretch of Endozoicomonas sp. SCSIO W0465 DNA encodes these proteins:
- a CDS encoding N-acetylmuramoyl-L-alanine amidase has translation MSQRTGIVRRGLNMLDIKPWAATLTRKKAPSANEAAPVFSNGRRRFIKQLGILAVGLSALKAQVAEAVYKLIKNVRLWRSPDKTRLVFDVSDAVEHNKFHLNNPSRLVIDVDGARLSGSFSSLQLKDTPIQNIRHGARNQNDLRIVLDLSEKVSSDSFLLKPNATYGHRLVVDLFDDESRKPKPVIKPKPAGHRDIVVAIDAGHGGEDPGAIAYGGGYEKHVTLAIAKELAALLGREKGFRPVLVRTGDYYIDLRRRTKIARDNNADLFISIHADGFKDRRAKGASVYALSRSGATSETARWLAQKENASDQIGGEDGISLGDKDDILAGVLLDLSMTSTLSSSLEVGNKVLANMGGINRLHKKQVEQAGFVVLKSPDIPSILVETGFITNPEEARKLKSHSHQKAMATAIFNGAKSWFYNKPPPDTLIAKWKQDGTLNTRPSRYVIKPGDTLSEIADQFDISMNDLKRANRLSSANNIRVGQVLVIPN, from the coding sequence ATGAGTCAGAGAACAGGGATTGTTCGCCGGGGTCTGAACATGCTTGACATAAAACCATGGGCAGCAACACTTACCCGTAAAAAAGCCCCCTCTGCAAATGAGGCTGCCCCGGTATTTTCGAATGGTAGACGTCGTTTCATAAAGCAGCTGGGTATCCTGGCAGTGGGCCTTTCAGCCCTGAAAGCCCAGGTTGCCGAAGCGGTCTATAAGCTGATTAAAAATGTCAGGCTCTGGCGGTCACCGGATAAAACACGGCTGGTGTTTGATGTTTCCGATGCGGTTGAGCACAACAAATTCCATCTGAATAACCCCAGTCGACTGGTTATTGATGTTGATGGTGCCCGGCTCAGCGGCTCATTCAGTAGCCTGCAGCTGAAGGATACGCCAATTCAAAATATCCGCCATGGTGCTCGTAATCAGAATGACCTGCGTATCGTGCTGGACCTGAGTGAAAAAGTGTCCAGCGACAGTTTTCTGCTTAAACCCAATGCGACGTATGGCCACCGTCTGGTCGTTGACCTGTTTGATGATGAGAGCAGAAAACCAAAGCCAGTGATAAAACCCAAGCCCGCTGGTCATCGGGATATTGTGGTGGCGATAGATGCCGGTCACGGTGGGGAGGATCCCGGGGCCATTGCCTACGGTGGCGGCTATGAGAAACATGTAACCCTGGCGATAGCGAAAGAGCTGGCAGCCCTGTTGGGTAGAGAAAAGGGGTTTCGGCCCGTTCTGGTTCGCACAGGTGATTATTATATTGATCTGCGTCGTCGTACCAAGATAGCCCGGGATAATAACGCCGATCTGTTTATCTCCATTCATGCGGATGGCTTTAAAGATCGTCGTGCCAAAGGGGCGTCTGTCTATGCCCTGTCACGCAGTGGTGCCACATCGGAAACTGCTCGCTGGCTGGCCCAGAAAGAGAACGCATCGGATCAGATTGGCGGTGAAGATGGTATTTCCCTGGGAGATAAGGATGATATTCTGGCGGGCGTTCTGCTGGATCTGTCCATGACCTCAACGTTATCGTCCAGTCTGGAAGTGGGTAATAAAGTTCTGGCCAATATGGGGGGAATTAACCGGCTTCATAAAAAACAGGTGGAGCAGGCAGGTTTTGTGGTACTCAAATCTCCGGACATTCCATCCATCCTGGTAGAAACTGGATTTATCACCAATCCGGAAGAGGCCAGAAAACTGAAGAGCCACAGCCACCAGAAAGCGATGGCGACAGCCATTTTCAATGGTGCGAAAAGCTGGTTTTATAACAAGCCGCCACCGGACACGCTGATTGCCAAGTGGAAGCAGGATGGCACCCTTAACACCCGGCCATCACGGTACGTGATCAAGCCCGGGGATACGCTGTCAGAGATTGCTGACCAGTTTGATATCAGTATGAATGATCTGAAGCGTGCTAACCGGTTATCCAGTGCCAATAATATTCGTGTTGGTCAGGTGTTGGTGATTCCAAATTAA
- the tsaE gene encoding tRNA (adenosine(37)-N6)-threonylcarbamoyltransferase complex ATPase subunit type 1 TsaE translates to MQGRYELLIENEDAMVALGGHLAEALGDRGIVFLHGDLGAGKTTFCRGVLRHLGHQGAVKSPTYTLVEPYEVNHHRVYHFDLYRLADPEELEFIGGRDYFSEAALCLVEWPSRGQGELPEADLDITFAYHFFDRNADKSAEKSADKSDLPGRKATIVAGTETGMRALDTLKVLKGGG, encoded by the coding sequence ATGCAAGGCAGATACGAACTGCTGATAGAAAATGAAGACGCCATGGTGGCGCTGGGGGGTCATCTGGCAGAAGCCCTGGGTGACCGGGGAATTGTTTTTCTGCATGGTGATCTTGGCGCGGGTAAGACCACGTTCTGCCGGGGCGTCCTGCGGCATCTTGGTCATCAGGGTGCTGTAAAAAGCCCAACCTATACTCTGGTAGAGCCTTACGAAGTCAATCACCACAGGGTTTACCACTTTGACCTTTATCGCCTGGCCGACCCTGAAGAGTTAGAGTTTATTGGTGGCCGCGACTATTTCAGTGAAGCAGCGCTTTGTCTGGTTGAGTGGCCATCTCGCGGACAGGGGGAACTGCCAGAAGCTGATCTGGACATTACCTTTGCCTATCATTTTTTTGACAGGAATGCTGACAAAAGTGCCGAAAAGAGTGCTGACAAGAGTGATTTGCCCGGAAGGAAAGCGACGATTGTCGCAGGTACTGAAACAGGGATGAGAGCGCTGGACACCTTGAAAGTGCTTAAGGGGGGCGGATGA
- a CDS encoding NAD(P)H-hydrate dehydratase, with amino-acid sequence MLMNKSLPESLYTADQVRQLDHVAIHQAGIPGFQLMARAASTVLSTIVRFWPEARTLLVLCGAGNNGGDGYLVAKQAKEQGLNVSVLAFKNPAELTGDALTAWQACTDAGVVIRPYDSGQSLCGNVAAAADVDVDVDVDVDLDVVVDAMLGTGLSGHVRGDYKEAITRLNHLEKPVCAVDIPSGLCADTGVPLGVAVKAKLTVSFIGLKQGLMTGQGPEYCGELVFNSLSVPESVYQSVPSGCHRISPGQLRGWLSPRSRAAHKGDFGHVLLIGGNKGMPGAIIMAAESAIHCGAGRVTVVTRKQHLCALAARCPEVMGTAVRSRSGLGTLANGKQVIVIGPGLGSDDWGLKLLKDALAAKCPLVLDADALNLLSDHPQLLKGRKSPMIFTPHPGELARLSGLDVPTIQKNRFTAVVDSHRQLTALTAEHGVARQQDTVLLLKGAGTLIFDGQNTALCSDGNPGMAVAGMGDVLSGVIGALLAQGLSPFKAAQMAAWLHASAADEVVAGQGETGLRATELLPVIRQRLNFIIGH; translated from the coding sequence ATGCTTATGAATAAGAGCTTACCAGAGTCTCTCTACACAGCGGATCAGGTTCGACAGCTGGATCATGTGGCCATTCATCAGGCAGGCATCCCGGGTTTTCAGCTAATGGCCAGAGCAGCCAGCACGGTTCTGTCTACCATTGTCCGCTTCTGGCCAGAAGCCAGAACCCTGCTGGTATTGTGCGGGGCAGGAAACAATGGCGGCGATGGTTATCTGGTGGCCAAACAGGCAAAAGAGCAAGGGCTGAACGTTTCAGTGCTGGCCTTTAAAAATCCGGCAGAACTGACCGGCGATGCCCTGACCGCCTGGCAGGCCTGCACTGATGCCGGCGTAGTTATTCGACCTTACGACAGTGGACAGTCCCTCTGTGGGAATGTGGCTGCGGCTGCGGATGTGGATGTGGATGTGGATGTGGATGTGGATTTGGATGTGGTTGTGGATGCCATGCTCGGCACCGGGCTTTCCGGTCATGTGCGAGGCGACTATAAAGAGGCCATAACACGCCTGAATCATCTTGAAAAGCCGGTGTGTGCTGTGGATATCCCGTCCGGCCTGTGCGCTGATACCGGAGTCCCCCTGGGAGTAGCAGTCAAGGCCAAACTTACTGTCTCTTTTATCGGTCTGAAGCAGGGTCTAATGACAGGACAGGGGCCTGAGTACTGTGGTGAGCTGGTATTTAATAGCCTGAGCGTTCCTGAATCGGTTTATCAATCCGTTCCCTCTGGTTGTCACCGAATTTCTCCGGGCCAGCTGCGCGGTTGGCTTTCACCCAGGAGCCGTGCAGCCCACAAAGGTGATTTTGGGCATGTGCTGCTCATCGGCGGTAACAAAGGGATGCCGGGAGCGATCATCATGGCTGCAGAGTCTGCCATCCATTGCGGTGCTGGCCGTGTTACGGTGGTTACTCGCAAACAACACCTTTGTGCGCTGGCTGCTCGCTGCCCGGAGGTGATGGGGACAGCGGTCAGGAGTCGCTCCGGTCTGGGTACGCTTGCCAACGGCAAGCAGGTCATCGTTATTGGCCCCGGTCTGGGTAGCGATGACTGGGGTCTGAAACTGCTGAAAGATGCGCTGGCGGCAAAGTGCCCACTGGTACTTGATGCTGATGCCCTTAACCTTTTATCGGATCATCCACAATTGCTAAAGGGACGAAAGTCACCGATGATTTTCACCCCTCATCCGGGTGAGCTGGCCCGTTTATCGGGTTTGGATGTGCCAACGATTCAGAAAAATCGATTTACAGCAGTGGTAGACAGTCATCGACAATTAACCGCGCTTACTGCAGAGCATGGAGTGGCAAGGCAACAAGATACAGTCCTGCTGTTAAAAGGGGCGGGGACACTGATTTTTGATGGCCAAAACACAGCGCTGTGCTCTGACGGCAACCCCGGTATGGCTGTGGCGGGCATGGGTGATGTCCTCAGTGGCGTTATTGGCGCCCTGCTGGCACAGGGGCTGTCACCTTTCAAGGCTGCTCAAATGGCCGCCTGGCTGCATGCATCTGCAGCGGATGAGGTAGTTGCCGGTCAGGGTGAAACCGGCCTGCGGGCAACAGAATTGCTGCCGGTTATTCGACAACGACTGAATTTTATCATTGGTCATTAA